A genomic window from Triticum urartu cultivar G1812 chromosome 7, Tu2.1, whole genome shotgun sequence includes:
- the LOC125521551 gene encoding auxin-induced protein 15A-like — translation MAGKLYQLMARLHLAKGRASADVPKGHFAVYVGEQRKRFVIPTAYLRHPSFLVLLKRVEDEFGFDHRAGGGLTIPCSEGDFADIVGGCSSSSPPVDYH, via the coding sequence ATGGCGGGGAAGCTCTACCAGCTCATGGCCAGGCTGCACCTGGCCAAGGGACGGGCGTCGGCGGACGTGCCCAAGGGCCACTTCGCGGTCTACGTCGGCGAGCAGCGGAAGCGGTTCGTCATCCCGACGGCGTACCTGAGGCACCCGTCCTTCCTCGTGCTGCTCAAGCGGGTGGAGGACGAGTTCGGCTTCGACCACCGCGCCGGCGGCGGCCTCACCATCCCCTGCTCAGAGGGCGACTTCGCCGACATCGTCGGCGGCTGCTCATCCTCCTCCCCACCAGTGGACTACCACTAG